One window of Serinus canaria isolate serCan28SL12 chromosome 3, serCan2020, whole genome shotgun sequence genomic DNA carries:
- the LGSN gene encoding lengsin isoform X2 encodes MNKKEDLSQQNTSESDNDEVDGNNICGFRKKKGIKGPTKYVPPLEYEKMELSHTSKVPDPCAFKGTTGCSELPSEQALQNPTTFPAVQKDRGGHDNSNSGSDGKEDRCGEARETQEYADTGKSILGKMHEETDTAAQMKLPTSVQPVRAAEKRGCTEAVQREQHSKQAGSKPEERGGMEESIVKLHVTKMGSLGSATSMPGSQTGESFKGAPGISKQSLQELKNLLSEGHLPSHGPNFCGKAGVTFAQKNLKPWEKAADKQSRPFQTFSPHFGEEKQKYLSFHKEGMGQQSKTVLVLSSAGSDQQQPAGSDLGHLILGLPAAPTPADSTAPEVQFDSSPGLDAFNRDPDVNGFGNPTLLYLFSHIEFIKQQMARDNVQFVRFESIDLHGVSRSKNVPSRFFQEKAIHGIAMPRSYLELTLNPKDNELDYINATNFNCDIILNPDLSTFRILPWTEQTARVICDSFTVLGTPLMTSPRHIAKKQLSQLQDNGFSLHSAFTYEFCIYGITEVVNSKTISFPAATILNNHDQTFIQELIEGMYYAGANIESFSSSSGPGQMEITFHPAFGLDAADSAFTFRTGLKEVAKKYNYVASFFSESGFYNSGALSHSLWDLNGQKNLFSAGYGVEELSELGKNWLSGLLAHTAAISCLMAPTTSCRKSYSKYSKESKETVNAKWAYNDNSCAFNVKCHGGKGTYIENKLSSAAANPYLVLAATIAAGLDGVKRGLRYDDMLEEENHTGDLKHSSIPLKLEDALVALEKDSCIKEALGETFIRYFVAMKHYELETEEMDSERNKCLGYFI; translated from the exons ATGAACAAAAAAGAAGATCTTAGTCAGCAG AACACATCAGAAAGTGACAATGATGAAGTTGATGGCAACAATATATGTggtttcagaaagaaaaagggaatcaAAGGTCCTACAAAGTATGTTCCTCCTTTAGAATATGAGAAGATGGAACTGTCCCATACCTCAAAAGTCCCAGACCCTTGTGCCTTTAAAGGAACCACtggttgctcagagctgccatCAGAGCAGGCTCTCCAAAACCCCACTACCTTTCCTGCAGTACAAAAGGACAGAGGAGGTCACGACAATTCCAACTCTGGCAGCGATGGTAAAGAAGACAGGTGTGGAGAAGCACGAGAAACCCAGGAATATGCTGATACTGGGAAAAGCATATTAGGAAAAATGCATGAGGAAacagacacagcagctcagaTGAAGCTGCCCACGAGTGTTCAGCCTGTGAGGGCTGCAGAGAAACGTGGCTGCACAGAGgcagtgcagagggagcagcacagtAAGCAGGCAGGGAGTAAGCCAGAAGAACGGGGTGGGATGGAAGAGAGCATTGTCAAGCTTCATGTGACAAAGATGGGCTCCCTGGGAAGTGCTACATCCATGCCAGGGAGCCAAACTGGCGAGTCCTTCAAGGGGGCACCTGGCATTTCTAAACAAAGTCTACAAGAGTTGAAAAACCTGCTAAGTGAAGGTCATCTGCCTTCTCATGGGCCCAATTTCTGTGGCAAGGCAGGCGTCACTTTTGCTCAGAAAAATTTGAAACCCTGGGAGAAAGCTGCTGACAAGCAGAGCCGGCCCTTTCAGACTTTTAGTCCCCattttggagaggaaaagcaaaagtatCTCAGCTTCCACAAGGAGGGAATGGGGCAACAGAGCAAAACCGTCCTggtcctcagctctgctggctctgatCAGCAGCAACCAGCGGGAAGCGATCTGGGTCATCTTATTCTGGGACTTCCAGCAGCTCCTACacctgcagacagcacagctcctgaggTGCAGTTTGACTCCTCCCCAGGCCTCGACG CATTCAACAGAGACCCTGACGTAAACGGCTTTGGAAACCCAACTCTCCTTTACCTGTTCTCTCATATTGAATTTATTAAGCAGCAGATGGCCAGGGACAACGTGCAGTTTGTCAGATTTGAATCAATAGACCTCCACGGTGTTTCAAGATCAAAGAATGTTCCTTCTCGATTTTTTCAA GAGAAAGCAATTCATGGTATTGCCATGCCCAGAAGTTACCTTGAACTGACGCTGAATCCTAAAGATAATGAATTAGATTACATAAATGCAACCAATTTCAATTGTGACATAATTCTGAACCCTGATTTATCAACATTTCGAATTCTACCCTGGACTGAGCAGACTGCAAGAGTGATATGTGATTCCTTCACTGTGCTGGGCACCCCACTAATGACCTCTCCAAGGCATATTGCCAAGAAACAGCTGAGCCAGCTTCAGGACAATGGCTTTTCTTTGCACTCTGCATTCACTTATGAATTTTGTATTTATGGCATTACTGAGGTTGTAAATTCAAAAACAATATCCTTTCCTGCAGCCACGATACTAAATAACCATGACCAGACTTTTATTCAGGAGCTCATTGAAGGAATGTATTATGCTGGTGCCAACattgaaagcttttcttcttccagtgGGCCTGGGCAAATGGAGATCACTTTTCATCCAGCGTTTGGCCTAGATGCAGCTGACAGTGCCTTCACATTTAGAACGGGCCTTAAAGAGGTGGCTAAGAAGTATAACTATGTGGCTAGCTTTTTCTCAGAATCAGGATTCTACAATTCAGGGGCTCTATCACACAGCCTGTGGGATCTGAATGGCcagaagaatttgttttctgctggttATGGAGTTGAGGAGCTCTCAGAGCTTGGAAAAAACTGGTTGTCAGGTCTCTTGGCACACACGGCAGCTATCAGCTGCTTGATGGCTCCTACCACCAGCTGCCGCAAGTCTTATTCTAAGTACAGTAAAGAATCAAAAGAGACTGTAAATGCAAAATGGGCATATAATGATAACAGCTGTGCCTTTAATGTCAAATGCCATGGTGGAAAAGGCACTTACATAGAGAATAAATTAAGTTCTGCTGCAGCAAACCCATACCTGGTCCTTGCTGCTACTATTGCTGCAGGTCTGGATGGAGTGAAGAGAGGACTCAGGTATGATGATATGCTTGAAGAGGAAAATCACACCGGTGATCTGAAACACTCGTCTATCCCTCTGAAACTAGAAGATGCTCTGGTTGCACTGGAGAAAGATTCGTGCATTAAGGAAGCATTAGGCGAAACTTTTATCAGATACTTTGTTGCCATGAAACATTATGAGTTAGAAACTGAAGAAATGGATAGTGAAAGGAATAAATGCCTGGGATATTTTATTTAG
- the LGSN gene encoding lengsin isoform X1 — MLITMKSNPHTRSVQAVPALLPLLPILLDLRFHSPISANTSESDNDEVDGNNICGFRKKKGIKGPTKYVPPLEYEKMELSHTSKVPDPCAFKGTTGCSELPSEQALQNPTTFPAVQKDRGGHDNSNSGSDGKEDRCGEARETQEYADTGKSILGKMHEETDTAAQMKLPTSVQPVRAAEKRGCTEAVQREQHSKQAGSKPEERGGMEESIVKLHVTKMGSLGSATSMPGSQTGESFKGAPGISKQSLQELKNLLSEGHLPSHGPNFCGKAGVTFAQKNLKPWEKAADKQSRPFQTFSPHFGEEKQKYLSFHKEGMGQQSKTVLVLSSAGSDQQQPAGSDLGHLILGLPAAPTPADSTAPEVQFDSSPGLDAFNRDPDVNGFGNPTLLYLFSHIEFIKQQMARDNVQFVRFESIDLHGVSRSKNVPSRFFQEKAIHGIAMPRSYLELTLNPKDNELDYINATNFNCDIILNPDLSTFRILPWTEQTARVICDSFTVLGTPLMTSPRHIAKKQLSQLQDNGFSLHSAFTYEFCIYGITEVVNSKTISFPAATILNNHDQTFIQELIEGMYYAGANIESFSSSSGPGQMEITFHPAFGLDAADSAFTFRTGLKEVAKKYNYVASFFSESGFYNSGALSHSLWDLNGQKNLFSAGYGVEELSELGKNWLSGLLAHTAAISCLMAPTTSCRKSYSKYSKESKETVNAKWAYNDNSCAFNVKCHGGKGTYIENKLSSAAANPYLVLAATIAAGLDGVKRGLRYDDMLEEENHTGDLKHSSIPLKLEDALVALEKDSCIKEALGETFIRYFVAMKHYELETEEMDSERNKCLGYFI; from the exons AACACATCAGAAAGTGACAATGATGAAGTTGATGGCAACAATATATGTggtttcagaaagaaaaagggaatcaAAGGTCCTACAAAGTATGTTCCTCCTTTAGAATATGAGAAGATGGAACTGTCCCATACCTCAAAAGTCCCAGACCCTTGTGCCTTTAAAGGAACCACtggttgctcagagctgccatCAGAGCAGGCTCTCCAAAACCCCACTACCTTTCCTGCAGTACAAAAGGACAGAGGAGGTCACGACAATTCCAACTCTGGCAGCGATGGTAAAGAAGACAGGTGTGGAGAAGCACGAGAAACCCAGGAATATGCTGATACTGGGAAAAGCATATTAGGAAAAATGCATGAGGAAacagacacagcagctcagaTGAAGCTGCCCACGAGTGTTCAGCCTGTGAGGGCTGCAGAGAAACGTGGCTGCACAGAGgcagtgcagagggagcagcacagtAAGCAGGCAGGGAGTAAGCCAGAAGAACGGGGTGGGATGGAAGAGAGCATTGTCAAGCTTCATGTGACAAAGATGGGCTCCCTGGGAAGTGCTACATCCATGCCAGGGAGCCAAACTGGCGAGTCCTTCAAGGGGGCACCTGGCATTTCTAAACAAAGTCTACAAGAGTTGAAAAACCTGCTAAGTGAAGGTCATCTGCCTTCTCATGGGCCCAATTTCTGTGGCAAGGCAGGCGTCACTTTTGCTCAGAAAAATTTGAAACCCTGGGAGAAAGCTGCTGACAAGCAGAGCCGGCCCTTTCAGACTTTTAGTCCCCattttggagaggaaaagcaaaagtatCTCAGCTTCCACAAGGAGGGAATGGGGCAACAGAGCAAAACCGTCCTggtcctcagctctgctggctctgatCAGCAGCAACCAGCGGGAAGCGATCTGGGTCATCTTATTCTGGGACTTCCAGCAGCTCCTACacctgcagacagcacagctcctgaggTGCAGTTTGACTCCTCCCCAGGCCTCGACG CATTCAACAGAGACCCTGACGTAAACGGCTTTGGAAACCCAACTCTCCTTTACCTGTTCTCTCATATTGAATTTATTAAGCAGCAGATGGCCAGGGACAACGTGCAGTTTGTCAGATTTGAATCAATAGACCTCCACGGTGTTTCAAGATCAAAGAATGTTCCTTCTCGATTTTTTCAA GAGAAAGCAATTCATGGTATTGCCATGCCCAGAAGTTACCTTGAACTGACGCTGAATCCTAAAGATAATGAATTAGATTACATAAATGCAACCAATTTCAATTGTGACATAATTCTGAACCCTGATTTATCAACATTTCGAATTCTACCCTGGACTGAGCAGACTGCAAGAGTGATATGTGATTCCTTCACTGTGCTGGGCACCCCACTAATGACCTCTCCAAGGCATATTGCCAAGAAACAGCTGAGCCAGCTTCAGGACAATGGCTTTTCTTTGCACTCTGCATTCACTTATGAATTTTGTATTTATGGCATTACTGAGGTTGTAAATTCAAAAACAATATCCTTTCCTGCAGCCACGATACTAAATAACCATGACCAGACTTTTATTCAGGAGCTCATTGAAGGAATGTATTATGCTGGTGCCAACattgaaagcttttcttcttccagtgGGCCTGGGCAAATGGAGATCACTTTTCATCCAGCGTTTGGCCTAGATGCAGCTGACAGTGCCTTCACATTTAGAACGGGCCTTAAAGAGGTGGCTAAGAAGTATAACTATGTGGCTAGCTTTTTCTCAGAATCAGGATTCTACAATTCAGGGGCTCTATCACACAGCCTGTGGGATCTGAATGGCcagaagaatttgttttctgctggttATGGAGTTGAGGAGCTCTCAGAGCTTGGAAAAAACTGGTTGTCAGGTCTCTTGGCACACACGGCAGCTATCAGCTGCTTGATGGCTCCTACCACCAGCTGCCGCAAGTCTTATTCTAAGTACAGTAAAGAATCAAAAGAGACTGTAAATGCAAAATGGGCATATAATGATAACAGCTGTGCCTTTAATGTCAAATGCCATGGTGGAAAAGGCACTTACATAGAGAATAAATTAAGTTCTGCTGCAGCAAACCCATACCTGGTCCTTGCTGCTACTATTGCTGCAGGTCTGGATGGAGTGAAGAGAGGACTCAGGTATGATGATATGCTTGAAGAGGAAAATCACACCGGTGATCTGAAACACTCGTCTATCCCTCTGAAACTAGAAGATGCTCTGGTTGCACTGGAGAAAGATTCGTGCATTAAGGAAGCATTAGGCGAAACTTTTATCAGATACTTTGTTGCCATGAAACATTATGAGTTAGAAACTGAAGAAATGGATAGTGAAAGGAATAAATGCCTGGGATATTTTATTTAG